From one Trifolium pratense cultivar HEN17-A07 linkage group LG1, ARS_RC_1.1, whole genome shotgun sequence genomic stretch:
- the LOC123903833 gene encoding uncharacterized protein LOC123903833, with the protein MDEEFLRMYPKKTVSELSEMEEEGVFAVFGVVSSIVRGEDWWYPACKCHKSVIADSGAYFCNGCNKHVFQVVPRFRVKIAVSDGASTCVFVLFDTDMSYILEKSCAHFVGRSKAAPDDGSYPAEFELLVGKKMLFIIDKGMKVTRIDDGTFRVKRVCMDAKIIGSFAAEGPYVTPVRNVSPVINLDSDAASPDVDFVEETQPLALLKNTAVTPPGLGYSPVKNDIVVNTVKRSLSSSFDSVQPDEKKKRLRKIKIENE; encoded by the exons ATGGATGAAGAATTTCTGAGgatgtatccaaaaaaaactGTATCTGAACTAAGTGAAATGGAAGAGGAAGGGGTTTTTGCTGTTTTTGGGGTGGTTAGTTCTATTGTTCGTGGGGAGGATTGGTGGTATCCTGCATGCAAGTGTCATAAGTCTGTTATTGCTGATTCTGGGGCTTACTTTTGCAATGGATGCAACAAGCATGTTTTTCAAGTTGTTCCAAg GTTTAGGGTGAAGATTGCTGTGTCTGATGGTGCTTCCACTTGTGTGTTTGTTCTATTTGATACTGATATGAGTTACATTTTAGAGAAATCTTGTGCTCATTTTGTCGGAAGATCCAAG GCTGCTCCTGATGATGGTTCATACCCTGCTGAGTTTGAGCTTCTCGTCGGTAAGAAGATGTTGTTCATAATTGATAAGGGAATGAAGGTTACTAGGATTGATGATGGAACTTTTAGAGTGAAGCGTGTGTGTATGGATGCTAAGATTATTGGGAGTTTTGCTGCTGAGGGACCATATGTCACTCCTGTTAGG AATGTTTCTCCAGTCATTAATCTTGATTCTGATGCTGCATCTCCTGatgttgattttgttgaagaaaccCAGCCACTTGCACTCTTGAAAAACACTGCTGTGACACCTCCTGGTCTAGGTTATAGTCCAGTGAAAAATGACATTGTGGTGAACACTGTGAAAAGGAGCCTCTCCAGTTCTTTTGATAGCGTTCAACCAGATGAAAAGAAGAAGCGTCTAAGGAAGATCAAGATcgagaatgaatga
- the LOC123913488 gene encoding uncharacterized protein LOC123913488 has translation MAKVCKKFDSVSEILPNKDCVRIKVRVLRIWKTSSFLNPSEVNSIEMVLVDEKGGKIHASIRKQFLYMFESKIEEGQVYQMSYFSVVPQTGFYRTTLHPYKLLFQIKTKVVAVKSSDISHHGLTLTSLAEVCSHVHDYEFLVDVMGLLSGISAEREYVRDGNVTKMVVLELTDTSGKCECALFGDYVDELNKKLGKTSGGLPVVVIQFAKVKIFRDQASIQNVINTTKIFVNPDIPKADAFKDRFA, from the exons ATGGCCAAAGTTTGTAAGAAGTTTGACAGTGTTTCTGAGATTTTACCAAACAAGGATTGTGTTCGAATCAAGGTGCGTGTTCTTCGTATCTGGAAGACGTCTTCGTTCCTTAATCCTTCTGAAGTCAATTCAATTGAGATGGTTTTGGTTGATGAAAAG ggtgGAAAGATTCATGCCTCTATTAGGAAGCAGTTTTTATATATGTTTGAGTCTAAAATTGAAGAAGGACAAGTGTATCAGATGTCCTATTTTTCTGTTGTTCCTCAGACTGGTTTCTACAGAACTACTCTACATCCATACAAGCTATTATTCCAAATTAAGACAAAGGTTGTTGCTGTTAAGAGCTCTGATATATCTCATCATGGTCTCACATTGACAAGTTTGGCTGAAGTTTGTAGTCATGTCCATGATTATGAATTTTTAGTTG ATGTTATGGGTTTGTTATCTGGAATTTCTGCTGAGAGGGAATATGTTAGGGATGGAAATGTTACAAAGATGGTTGTGTTGGAGTTGACTGATACTAG TGGGAAATGTGAATGTGCTTTGTTTGGGGATTATGTTGATGAGTTAAACAAGAAACTGGGCAAGACATCTGGTGGTCTCCCTGTGGTCGTAATTCAGTTTGCAAAGGTTAAGATATTTAGAG acCAAGCATCCATTCAAAATGTCATCAACACTACAAAGATTTTTGTGAATCCTGATATCCCTAAAGCTGATGCATTTAAGGATAGGTTTGCTTAG